From Pseudopipra pipra isolate bDixPip1 chromosome 13, bDixPip1.hap1, whole genome shotgun sequence, a single genomic window includes:
- the RLIM gene encoding E3 ubiquitin-protein ligase RLIM isoform X1, with product MESSDSSDKGNIDQSEAQRQSQLDRLDREEAFYQFVNNLSEEDYRLMRDNNLLGTPGEITEEELLRRLHQVKEGPPQQNSDENRGAESAEDVSNGDSIIDWLNSVRQTGNTTRSGQRGNQSWRAVSRTNPNSGDFRFSLEINVNRNNGNTNPETENEPSVEPSSGEDLENSQSDSEIPRSESPSVRQPGSERSTSEEVTAEEASPPRGQRRARSRSPEQRRTRARTDRSRSPINPVSEAPRRPHHNPSSQTLDHSSAHEAEGSSRTRQHVTLRQHTVGTEVPSENAVLFSPPETRPAPQAAGSSETNGTGESAAAGQRPPTIVLDLQVRRVRPGEYRQRDSIANRTRSRSQTPNNTVTYESERGGFRRTFSRSERAGVRTYVSTIRIPIRRILNTGLSETTSVAIQTMLRQIMTGFGELSYFMYSDSDADPSTPAPSPNVETSEPQNRAGGTSGNENADVSSGEVYEGGHEASSTSGARREGRNTRGSVTFEESGSLPFLSLAQFFLLNEDDDDQPRGLTKEQIDNLAMRNFGESDALKTCSVCITEYTEGNKLRKLPCSHEYHVHCIDRWLSENSTCPICRRAVLASGNRESVV from the exons ATGGAAAGCTCAGATTCTAGTGATAAAGGAAATATTGATCAGTCAGAAGCACAACGGCAGAGTCAGCTGGACCGGTTAGATCGAGAAGAAGCTTTCTATCAGTTTGTGAACAACCTGAGTGAAGAGGACTACAGGCTTATGAGAGATAACAATTTGCTAGGAACACCAG GTGAAATTACTGAAGAAGAGTTGCTGAGAAGGCTACACCAAGTTAAAGAAGGTCCACCACAGCAAAACAGTGATGAGAATAGAG GTGCAGAGTCCGCAGAAGATGTTTCAAATGGAGATTCTATAATAGACTGGCTTAATTCAGTCCGACAGACTGGAAATACAACACGGAGTGGGCAGCGAGGAAACCAGTCCTGGAGAGCAGTGAGCCGGACTAACCCCAATAGTGGTGACTTCAGATTCAGTTTGGAAATAAATGTCAACCGTAACAATGGGAACACAAATCCAGAAACTGAGAACGAGCCATCTGTAGAGCCTTCCAGTGGGGAGGATTTGGAAAACAGCCAAAGTGACTCTGAAATTCCAAGGTCTGAATCACCATCTGTAAGGCAGCCTGGATCAGAAAGGAGCACTTCGGAGGAGGTAACGGCTGAGGAGGCTTCCCCTCCTAGAGGGCAGAGGAGAGCCAGAAGTAGGAGTCCAGAACAGCGGAGAACGCGAGCTAGGACTGATAGAAGTAGGTCGCCTATTAATCCAGTGAGCGAGGCTCCTCGCAGGCCTCACCACAACCCGTCATCTCAAACTCTTGACCACTCCTCAGCGCATGAGGCTGAGGGCAGCTCTAGAACTAGGCAGCACGTGACCTTAAGGCAGCACACGGTGGGGACTGAGGTGCCAAGCGAAAATGCAGTTCTGTTTTCCCCCCCTGAAACAAGACCTGCTCCTCAGGCAGCAGGCTCTTCAGAAACGAACGGCACCGGTGAGTCTGCAGCTGCCGGGCAGAGGCCTCCTACCATAGTGCTTGACCTGCAGGTGAGAAGAGTGCGGCCGGGGGAGTACCGGCAGAGGGACAGCATCGCCAACAGGACACGGTCCCGCTCCCAGACCCCCAACAACACGGTCACCTACGAGAGCGAGCGCGGCGGCTTCAGGCGCACGTTCTCCCGCTCGGAGCGGGCTGGGGTGAGAACTTACGTCAGCACCATTAGGATTCCCATCCGTAGGATCTTAAACACAGGCCTGAGTGAGACCACATCTGTTGCCATTCAGACCATGCTGAGGCAGATAATGACAGGCTTCGGGGAGCTCAGTTACTTTATGTACAGTGATAGCGATGCAGATCCTAGCAcgcctgcccccagccccaacGTGGAGACCTCTGAGCCGCAGAACAGAGCTGGGGGGACCTCAGGCAATGAGAATGCAGATGTTAGCTCAGGGGAGGTGTATGAAGGGGGCCATGAAGCGAGTTCAACATCTGGGGCCAGACGGGAAGGCCGGAATACGAGGGGATCGGTCACATTTGAAGAAAGTGGTTCTCTGCCATTCCTTAGCCTTGCACAGTTTTTCCTCCtaaatgaagatgatgatgaccAACCAAGAGGACTCACCAAAGAGCAGATTGACAACCTAGCCATGAGGAATTTCGGTGAGAGCGATGCTCTGAAAACCTGTAGTGTGTGTATCACGGAGTACACGGAAGGCAACAAGCTCCGGAAGCTGCCTTGTTCCCACGAGTATCATGTCCACTGCATCGATCGCTGGTTATCGGAGAATTCCACTTGTCCCATTTGTCGCAGAGCAGTCTTAGCTTCTGGTAACAGGGAGAGTGTTGTCTAA
- the RLIM gene encoding E3 ubiquitin-protein ligase RLIM isoform X2 produces the protein MESSDSSDKGNIDQSEAQRQSQLDRLDREEAFYQFVNNLSEEDYRLMRDNNLLGTPGAESAEDVSNGDSIIDWLNSVRQTGNTTRSGQRGNQSWRAVSRTNPNSGDFRFSLEINVNRNNGNTNPETENEPSVEPSSGEDLENSQSDSEIPRSESPSVRQPGSERSTSEEVTAEEASPPRGQRRARSRSPEQRRTRARTDRSRSPINPVSEAPRRPHHNPSSQTLDHSSAHEAEGSSRTRQHVTLRQHTVGTEVPSENAVLFSPPETRPAPQAAGSSETNGTGESAAAGQRPPTIVLDLQVRRVRPGEYRQRDSIANRTRSRSQTPNNTVTYESERGGFRRTFSRSERAGVRTYVSTIRIPIRRILNTGLSETTSVAIQTMLRQIMTGFGELSYFMYSDSDADPSTPAPSPNVETSEPQNRAGGTSGNENADVSSGEVYEGGHEASSTSGARREGRNTRGSVTFEESGSLPFLSLAQFFLLNEDDDDQPRGLTKEQIDNLAMRNFGESDALKTCSVCITEYTEGNKLRKLPCSHEYHVHCIDRWLSENSTCPICRRAVLASGNRESVV, from the exons ATGGAAAGCTCAGATTCTAGTGATAAAGGAAATATTGATCAGTCAGAAGCACAACGGCAGAGTCAGCTGGACCGGTTAGATCGAGAAGAAGCTTTCTATCAGTTTGTGAACAACCTGAGTGAAGAGGACTACAGGCTTATGAGAGATAACAATTTGCTAGGAACACCAG GTGCAGAGTCCGCAGAAGATGTTTCAAATGGAGATTCTATAATAGACTGGCTTAATTCAGTCCGACAGACTGGAAATACAACACGGAGTGGGCAGCGAGGAAACCAGTCCTGGAGAGCAGTGAGCCGGACTAACCCCAATAGTGGTGACTTCAGATTCAGTTTGGAAATAAATGTCAACCGTAACAATGGGAACACAAATCCAGAAACTGAGAACGAGCCATCTGTAGAGCCTTCCAGTGGGGAGGATTTGGAAAACAGCCAAAGTGACTCTGAAATTCCAAGGTCTGAATCACCATCTGTAAGGCAGCCTGGATCAGAAAGGAGCACTTCGGAGGAGGTAACGGCTGAGGAGGCTTCCCCTCCTAGAGGGCAGAGGAGAGCCAGAAGTAGGAGTCCAGAACAGCGGAGAACGCGAGCTAGGACTGATAGAAGTAGGTCGCCTATTAATCCAGTGAGCGAGGCTCCTCGCAGGCCTCACCACAACCCGTCATCTCAAACTCTTGACCACTCCTCAGCGCATGAGGCTGAGGGCAGCTCTAGAACTAGGCAGCACGTGACCTTAAGGCAGCACACGGTGGGGACTGAGGTGCCAAGCGAAAATGCAGTTCTGTTTTCCCCCCCTGAAACAAGACCTGCTCCTCAGGCAGCAGGCTCTTCAGAAACGAACGGCACCGGTGAGTCTGCAGCTGCCGGGCAGAGGCCTCCTACCATAGTGCTTGACCTGCAGGTGAGAAGAGTGCGGCCGGGGGAGTACCGGCAGAGGGACAGCATCGCCAACAGGACACGGTCCCGCTCCCAGACCCCCAACAACACGGTCACCTACGAGAGCGAGCGCGGCGGCTTCAGGCGCACGTTCTCCCGCTCGGAGCGGGCTGGGGTGAGAACTTACGTCAGCACCATTAGGATTCCCATCCGTAGGATCTTAAACACAGGCCTGAGTGAGACCACATCTGTTGCCATTCAGACCATGCTGAGGCAGATAATGACAGGCTTCGGGGAGCTCAGTTACTTTATGTACAGTGATAGCGATGCAGATCCTAGCAcgcctgcccccagccccaacGTGGAGACCTCTGAGCCGCAGAACAGAGCTGGGGGGACCTCAGGCAATGAGAATGCAGATGTTAGCTCAGGGGAGGTGTATGAAGGGGGCCATGAAGCGAGTTCAACATCTGGGGCCAGACGGGAAGGCCGGAATACGAGGGGATCGGTCACATTTGAAGAAAGTGGTTCTCTGCCATTCCTTAGCCTTGCACAGTTTTTCCTCCtaaatgaagatgatgatgaccAACCAAGAGGACTCACCAAAGAGCAGATTGACAACCTAGCCATGAGGAATTTCGGTGAGAGCGATGCTCTGAAAACCTGTAGTGTGTGTATCACGGAGTACACGGAAGGCAACAAGCTCCGGAAGCTGCCTTGTTCCCACGAGTATCATGTCCACTGCATCGATCGCTGGTTATCGGAGAATTCCACTTGTCCCATTTGTCGCAGAGCAGTCTTAGCTTCTGGTAACAGGGAGAGTGTTGTCTAA